The sequence CAAACAAAGCTTTTTCCTAAAACTAGAGGTACTGCAAAGATAAAGATACTATTTAAAACAAAACTTCTAAGCCCTGAAATAATTAAAGCATAATTTGTATTTTTAGTAGCTAAATAATAAACTGTATATACAATATTAACTGAAGCAAAAATGAAAGAAATTCCATAAACACTCATACATTTATAAGCTATTGATATAAGATCCTCGTCTGAATTAAATATGGAGATAATACTTTTTCCAAACACTAACATGATTCCATATATAATTACAGAAAGTAAAATATTTAATTTAATTCCTTTTTTAAAGAAATAGTTAGCTTTTTCCTTTTTATTTTGTCCAATACTTTGACTAATAAGAGGCTGAATTCCTTGACCTAAACCTGTAAACACACAAATCACTATTACTAGTATATATGAAATTACAGAAAATGCAGAAACTCCAATATCCCCAAATATTTTCATAGCAAGATAATTATAACATAATATTGTAACTGGTTGACTCATTTGAGTAATAAACTCAGGCCTTCCTATTTTTATAATATCTAAAAGATTCTTTTTATTTATTTTAGGCATTGATATTTTTAAAGTTCCTTTTCCACTTACAAAATGAAATAAAAGAACTATACAAGCTAATATCTGACCTAATCCTGATGCTATTGCAGCTCCTTTTAATCCCATGTTTAATGGAAAAATTAATAACCAATCTAGAAAAACATTTGTAACTGCTCCTGTTATCATTCCCCACAAAGCAAGTTCAGGATTATTATCATTTCTAACAAATACAGATAAAATAGAACTTCCACAAAAGAAAATTCCAAAAATAACATAGTATTTTAAATAAGTAGCAGTTCCTTCCTCTAAAACTTTACTAGCTCCTAAAAATCTTGCTAGTTGAACTGGAAATAAAACACTTATCAAGGTCATAAACAAAGAAAAAGAAAAAACAATCATCAAACTTAAATTAAAATAATTATTCGCTTTTTTATAATCTTTTTTTCCAAATTCTATTGAAGTTAAAGTTGCTCCACCCATGGCAACCATCATTGTAACTGCTGTTAACAAAGAAATGAAAGGTATTGCTATATTAACTGCTGCAAGTCCAGTTGTCCCTACTCCTCTTCCAACAAAAATTCCATCCACTACAAAATATAAACCTGTAACTAACATTGCCCCAATTGACGGTATTACAAATTTATAAAACTTTTTATCATCTGATAAATTTTCTAACATGTATCCCCCTTATATTTTTTCTACTTTATGATATAATGAAAGTATAAACTATACCATAATAGGAGAGTCAATGAAAATGAATGAAAATAAAGAAAAATTTTTATCAATAGGACAAGTGGCTAATTTAAAAGGTGTTAGTGTTAAATCTTTAAGATATTATGAAAGATTAGGAATATTAATACCTGCATACATAAATGAAGAAACAGGATATCGATATTATAAAATTGAACAAATGATTATAATTGATTTGATAATTAATTGCATTAACTTAGATATTCCTCTTAAAAACTTTCATAATTATTATGCAAAGGATAAACTTTTAAATGTAAAAAAACTTCTAGAAGATGGAATTAAGATTGCCAATGAAAAAAAAGCTAAAATAGATAAAACTTTAAAAAATTTAAATTATATTTCAAATCATTTAAAAACAACTGAAGAAATAAAAAAACATAAAGGAACATACGAAATTTCCTGTAAAGAACGTTTTTTTATAACTTGTAAGTGGAGTGGAGATGTAAATAATTTAAAAGAATTTATAAAAAAAATAACTGACCTTTATAATCAATGTGAAGATCTTGATTTAGAAAGTAAGTTTAATCAAGGAATAATAATTATAAATGAAAATAGCACCATAAAAAAAATGGTATTCCTAGAAATATCTAAGAATACCAAATATATTGAAAATTTAATTGTCATCCCCAAAGGGGAATTCACCTGTGAGATTTTTGATTATGATGAAATCTCAATCATTGAAAATAAATATTTAGAAAAACTAATTCCTTCAAAGGAAGGGATTTATATATTTAGAGAATTATATGACAACTATGCCAGCTACAATCCTACTCCTCTTGAAGTACAAGTTTACATCAAAGGAGCAAATAAATAAAGTACATCTATGAAGAAATTATATATGAAGCTTTTATTATAGTCTTCTTGTGTAATTTCTTCACTCACCCTTAATGTATTTATAAAATCATCCCTAACTTCTTTTACTGAATTAGTCTCATACATCCAAGTACCACATTCAAAATGATGAAATAAAGATCTATAATCTAAATTAATAGATCCAACTATAGCTAATTTATCATCTGATACCAATGTTTTTCCATGAATAAATCCTGGAGTATATTCATATATTTCTATTCCATAATCACAAAGTCTTTTATAATTTGAACGAGTAAGCATATGAACTGCTTTCTTATCCCAAATACGAGGTGTTATAATTTTTATTTTAACACCTGATTTAACTGCATTAATCAAAGCATTTTGCATCATATCATCTATGATTAGATATGGTGTAGTTATATAAATATATTTTTTTGCATTACTTATAATATTTAAAAGTAGATCTACTGCTAAGTTATCCTCATCAATAGGACTACTTGAAAATGGAATACAAAGTCCATTAGCTTTATTAGAATTTTCTATATTACCCTTATATTTTTCCACATCTACACTTACATCTCTAGTAAAGCTCCATGTTTCTAAAAATATTTTTGCAAATTCAAAAGCTGAATCACCTGTAACTTTAATTCCCATGTCCTTCCAGTGTCCATATTTTACAATAGCATTAATATATTCATCTGCAATATTAATCCCCCCATTAAAAGCTACCTCCCCATCAATAACTATAATCTTCCTATGGTCACGATTATTTACATTTGTATTAATCACTGGTTTAACAGGATTGAATATCTCAGTTTCTATCCCCTTACTTTCTAAAAACTTAGGATATTTAGGATCCAAAGTAGCAAAACAACCTATATCATCATACATAACCTTAACTTCAACACCAGCTTTCGCCTTTTCAATTAAAATTTCTAAAATACTACCCCACATTTCTCCTGTATTAATAATAAAACTCTGAATGAAAATATATCTCTTTGCTTTTTCAAGCTCTATTAAAACTTCTTTAAAAAATTTCTCCCCAATTTCAAGATATTTAGTTTCATTATTTATACATACATTATAATGAGCATGATGATTAAGTAATTGGACTTGTCTTTTAGGATAATCTAACTGACAAGTATCATATAATGTATATTTCCTTTGATATTTATGAGTATTTTTCATAATGCTTTTCTTTAATTTTTTTCTATCTCTTTGTAATAGGAAGATTAATATTACTGCAAAAACAGGAAAAACAAAGATTAATATTATCCAAGCTATTTTAAAATTCCCTATTAATTCAGATCTAATAATAGTTAACCCAATTAATAAAGACACAAATGCTAAGATTCCTTCAATATGTGCAATACTACCAAACAAGTCTGTAAATAAAAATGAAAATAACATTATTTGTAAAATAGCTGCTAATAAAATAATTATACTTCTTTTCAAAATCGAACTTTTCATAGGCAACTCCTTTTAACTCTCATACTCTAGCTTTTATTGTGTAATTCAAATTTTATTTCACTTTTTTATAAACATATAATTCATGAATTTCTTTATCATAACCTTCATAGAAACCAACTGGCATTCCTCTATCAACCTTTGTTCCACGATTTGATAAAACAACTAACTCATTTGTTTCAGGATCTATTGATAGTCCTTCTATTTCTCCAGCTCTTCTAAAGTCCTTCATTTCACGGAATAATCTTGTATATGTAGCTGTTTTGTTTAAATCAGATACATCACAAATATAAATGTTATCACTTTCATCATAGTCAGCGTCTCCATCATCAGCAGAGATTAACACTTTACCATCAACACAGAATATTCCTTGTGTGTATTGTGGGTCAGGACGTAAATGAACTTTTC is a genomic window of Fusobacterium sp. JB019 containing:
- the cls gene encoding cardiolipin synthase translates to MKSSILKRSIIILLAAILQIMLFSFLFTDLFGSIAHIEGILAFVSLLIGLTIIRSELIGNFKIAWIILIFVFPVFAVILIFLLQRDRKKLKKSIMKNTHKYQRKYTLYDTCQLDYPKRQVQLLNHHAHYNVCINNETKYLEIGEKFFKEVLIELEKAKRYIFIQSFIINTGEMWGSILEILIEKAKAGVEVKVMYDDIGCFATLDPKYPKFLESKGIETEIFNPVKPVINTNVNNRDHRKIIVIDGEVAFNGGINIADEYINAIVKYGHWKDMGIKVTGDSAFEFAKIFLETWSFTRDVSVDVEKYKGNIENSNKANGLCIPFSSSPIDEDNLAVDLLLNIISNAKKYIYITTPYLIIDDMMQNALINAVKSGVKIKIITPRIWDKKAVHMLTRSNYKRLCDYGIEIYEYTPGFIHGKTLVSDDKLAIVGSINLDYRSLFHHFECGTWMYETNSVKEVRDDFINTLRVSEEITQEDYNKSFIYNFFIDVLYLFAPLM
- a CDS encoding MATE family efflux transporter, coding for MLENLSDDKKFYKFVIPSIGAMLVTGLYFVVDGIFVGRGVGTTGLAAVNIAIPFISLLTAVTMMVAMGGATLTSIEFGKKDYKKANNYFNLSLMIVFSFSLFMTLISVLFPVQLARFLGASKVLEEGTATYLKYYVIFGIFFCGSSILSVFVRNDNNPELALWGMITGAVTNVFLDWLLIFPLNMGLKGAAIASGLGQILACIVLLFHFVSGKGTLKISMPKINKKNLLDIIKIGRPEFITQMSQPVTILCYNYLAMKIFGDIGVSAFSVISYILVIVICVFTGLGQGIQPLISQSIGQNKKEKANYFFKKGIKLNILLSVIIYGIMLVFGKSIISIFNSDEDLISIAYKCMSVYGISFIFASVNIVYTVYYLATKNTNYALIISGLRSFVLNSIFIFAVPLVLGKSFVWGGMIMAELSVMLVAMFV
- a CDS encoding MerR family DNA-binding transcriptional regulator, whose protein sequence is MKMNENKEKFLSIGQVANLKGVSVKSLRYYERLGILIPAYINEETGYRYYKIEQMIIIDLIINCINLDIPLKNFHNYYAKDKLLNVKKLLEDGIKIANEKKAKIDKTLKNLNYISNHLKTTEEIKKHKGTYEISCKERFFITCKWSGDVNNLKEFIKKITDLYNQCEDLDLESKFNQGIIIINENSTIKKMVFLEISKNTKYIENLIVIPKGEFTCEIFDYDEISIIENKYLEKLIPSKEGIYIFRELYDNYASYNPTPLEVQVYIKGANK